One Methylobacterium oryzae DNA window includes the following coding sequences:
- the glcF gene encoding glycolate oxidase subunit GlcF: MQTNFAPAQLADPAMAASEKILRTCVHCGFCTATCPTYLLLGDELDSPRGRIYLIKDMLEGGKPASQEVVKHVDRCLSCLSCMTTCPSGVHYMHLVDHARAHIEETYARPAGDRFLRALLAQVLPYPGRFRLALTAAKLGAPFRGLVARLPRVGNRLAAMLDLAPAGAPPREPTNRPGRFPPAGGQAAGTPARRVALLRGCAQSVLRPDFNAAAIRLLNRHGIEVVHANEGCCGALTHHMGKEESAHAHARQAIDAWDAEIAQGLDAILVTASGCGTTIKDYGFMFRDDPAYAEKALRVSSLAKDVTEYLALLDLAPVAETDLVVAYHSACSMQHGQGIRLEPKTLLKRAGFTVKDVPEGHICCGSAGTYNILQPELAAKLRARKVANIERVRPDVIATGNIGCATQIGKGTGIPIVHTVELLDWATGGPKPAALAGVTPRLEAAE; the protein is encoded by the coding sequence GTGCAGACCAACTTCGCCCCCGCCCAGCTCGCCGATCCCGCCATGGCGGCGTCGGAGAAGATCCTGCGGACCTGCGTGCATTGCGGATTCTGCACGGCGACCTGCCCGACCTACCTGCTGCTCGGGGACGAGCTCGATTCCCCGCGCGGGCGGATCTACCTGATCAAGGACATGCTGGAGGGCGGCAAGCCGGCCTCGCAGGAGGTGGTCAAGCACGTCGACCGCTGCCTCTCGTGCCTGTCCTGCATGACCACCTGCCCGTCGGGGGTGCACTATATGCACCTCGTCGACCACGCCCGGGCCCATATCGAGGAGACCTACGCGCGCCCCGCCGGCGACCGGTTCCTGCGGGCGCTCCTCGCCCAGGTCCTGCCCTATCCGGGCCGCTTCCGCCTCGCGCTCACCGCCGCCAAGCTCGGCGCGCCGTTCCGGGGGCTGGTGGCCCGGCTGCCGCGGGTCGGCAACCGCCTCGCGGCCATGCTCGACCTCGCGCCGGCCGGGGCGCCGCCCCGCGAGCCGACGAACCGGCCCGGCCGGTTCCCGCCGGCGGGCGGTCAGGCGGCCGGGACGCCCGCCCGGCGCGTCGCCCTCCTCCGCGGCTGCGCCCAGAGCGTCCTGCGGCCGGACTTCAACGCCGCCGCGATCCGGCTGCTCAACCGGCACGGGATCGAGGTGGTGCACGCGAACGAGGGCTGCTGCGGGGCGCTGACCCACCACATGGGCAAGGAGGAATCGGCCCACGCCCATGCCAGGCAGGCGATCGACGCCTGGGACGCCGAGATCGCCCAGGGCCTCGACGCGATCCTGGTCACGGCCTCGGGCTGCGGCACGACCATCAAGGATTACGGCTTCATGTTCCGCGACGACCCGGCCTACGCCGAGAAGGCGCTGCGGGTCTCGAGCCTGGCCAAGGACGTGACCGAGTACCTCGCCCTGCTCGACCTGGCCCCCGTGGCCGAGACCGACCTCGTCGTGGCCTATCACTCGGCCTGCTCGATGCAGCACGGCCAGGGCATCCGCCTCGAGCCCAAGACGCTGCTGAAGCGCGCGGGCTTCACCGTGAAGGACGTGCCCGAGGGCCATATCTGCTGCGGCTCGGCGGGGACCTACAACATCCTGCAGCCGGAGCTCGCCGCGAAGCTGCGCGCCCGGAAGGTCGCCAACATCGAGCGCGTGCGCCCCGACGTGATCGCCACCGGCAACATCGGCTGCGCCACGCAGATCGGGAAGGGCACCGGCATCCCAATCGTCCACACGGTCGAGCTGCTCGACTGGGCGACCGGCGGCCCGAAGCCCGCGGCGCTCGCCGGGGTGACGCCGCGGCTCGAAGCGGCGGAGTAG
- a CDS encoding FAD-binding protein: MGVYEPGTEAEAGEIVRAAAGRGEGLRLAGGGTAAGLGRPAQDSATLSAQALTGVTLYEPAEMVVAARAGTPLAEVEALLASRGQMLPFEPMDLRGLYGTAGEPTLGAVAAINNAGPRRINAGAARDSLIGVRFVNGRGEAIKSGGRVMKNVTGLDLVKLMAGAHGTLGLLTEVTFKVLPACERVATLVFSGLDDTRAVTALSEALGSPFELTGAAHLPAGIGAPEARTLMRLEGFSDSINYRTGELRRLLKRYGQPEIIDGEAGAALWRTVRDAAPLAEPREAALWRISTAPTRGPALAAAVAAERDARWFFDWGGGLIWLATGAAGDAGAATVRRAVRAQGGHATLVRAPDAVRAAVPVFEPLAEPLMRLTAGIKAAHDPAGVLNPGRMYAGL, translated from the coding sequence ATGGGCGTCTACGAGCCCGGCACCGAGGCGGAGGCCGGGGAGATCGTGCGGGCCGCCGCCGGGCGCGGCGAGGGCCTGCGCCTCGCCGGCGGCGGCACCGCCGCGGGGCTCGGCCGGCCCGCGCAGGACAGCGCGACGCTCTCCGCGCAGGCGCTCACCGGCGTCACGCTCTACGAGCCCGCCGAGATGGTGGTGGCGGCCCGGGCCGGGACGCCGCTCGCCGAGGTCGAGGCGCTGCTCGCCTCCCGCGGCCAGATGCTGCCCTTCGAGCCGATGGACCTGCGCGGCCTGTACGGCACCGCCGGCGAGCCGACCCTCGGGGCCGTGGCGGCGATCAACAATGCCGGCCCCCGGCGGATCAATGCCGGCGCCGCCCGGGACAGCCTGATCGGCGTGCGCTTCGTCAACGGGCGCGGCGAGGCGATCAAGTCGGGCGGCCGGGTGATGAAGAACGTCACCGGCCTCGATCTCGTGAAGCTGATGGCCGGCGCCCACGGCACGCTGGGCCTCCTCACCGAGGTCACCTTCAAGGTGCTGCCCGCCTGCGAGCGGGTGGCGACCCTGGTCTTCTCCGGCCTGGACGACACGCGGGCGGTGACCGCCCTGTCGGAGGCGCTTGGCTCGCCCTTCGAGCTCACGGGCGCCGCGCACCTGCCGGCGGGGATCGGCGCCCCGGAGGCGCGGACCCTGATGCGCCTCGAGGGTTTCTCCGACTCCATCAACTACCGCACGGGCGAGCTGCGGCGCCTGCTGAAGCGCTACGGCCAGCCCGAGATCATCGACGGCGAGGCCGGCGCCGCCCTGTGGCGGACGGTGCGCGACGCGGCGCCGCTCGCCGAGCCGCGGGAGGCCGCCCTGTGGCGGATCTCCACCGCGCCGACCCGCGGGCCGGCCCTGGCGGCGGCGGTCGCGGCCGAGCGCGACGCGCGCTGGTTCTTCGACTGGGGCGGCGGCCTGATCTGGCTCGCCACCGGCGCGGCGGGCGATGCCGGCGCCGCGACGGTGCGCCGGGCGGTGCGGGCTCAGGGCGGCCACGCCACGCTGGTGCGGGCCCCCGACGCCGTGCGCGCCGCCGTGCCGGTGTTCGAGCCGCTGGCCGAGCCGCTGATGCGGCTCACCGCCGGCATCAAGGCGGCGCACGACCCCGCCGGGGTGCTCAACCCCGGCCGGATGTACGCCGGACTCTGA